In the genome of Erinaceus europaeus chromosome 8, mEriEur2.1, whole genome shotgun sequence, one region contains:
- the LY6K gene encoding lymphocyte antigen 6K codes for MRALLPLLLVVFLPHVKTNGTMTGRQRLGLRCHVCEKENSFDCKSPTQCDNNNLHCVTAAVKILPRFYYVSKQCEVQCPIIEIPPNPKNFRLEAPMPFLYLKCCNTNLCNEEEPNLPGLNATFKGSEGSGGMRISSGALVLPFTLTLTSVLLSPTLS; via the exons ATGAGGGCACTCCTTCCTTTGCTCCTGGTCGTGTTCCTGCCACATGTGAAGACCAATGGCACCATGACTGGAAGACAAA GGTTAGGACTGAGGTGTCATGTATGTGAGAAAGAGAATAGTTTTGACTGTAAGAGCCCAACGCAGTGTGACAACAACAACCTGCACTGTGTCACTGCTGCCGTAA AAATATTACCACGGTTCTACTATGTATCAAAGCAGTGTGAGGTACAATGTCCAATAATAGAAATCCCACCGAACCCTAAAAACTTTCGACTTGAAGCGCCAATGCCCTTCTTATATCTGAAGTGCTGTAATACAAATTTATGCAATGAAGAAGAACCAAATCTGCCTGGATTAAACGCAACGTTCAAAGGAAGTGAAGGCTCAGGTGGTATGAGGATCAGCAGTGGGGCTCTAGTGCTcccattcaccctcaccctcacttcTGTGTTACTGAGCCCCACACTGTCTTGA